A genome region from Acinetobacter lwoffii includes the following:
- the ligA gene encoding NAD-dependent DNA ligase LigA, giving the protein MTQDATVIAQMRQLIQLLAKHNHAYYVMDQPSIEDSEYDQLFHQLKALEQQYPDLIQSDSPTDKVGGQALSKFVTVTHAVPMLSLGNVFNQEDLLAFARRIEERLPNQKIEYDVELKFDGLAISLWYEHGVLTRGVTRGDGETGEDITQNVRTIRNLPKLLSPVNGIIPDLLEVRGEVLMPKSGFEKLNAANAAKGEKTFANPRNAAAGSLRQLDPNIAASRPLAFYAYGIAQCVPHHGQTTMSASLEWLHQFGFAVGERHFICDSIQDVQKVYEQIIDERASLSVEIDGMVIKVNDLKQQQQLGFLSREPRWATAYKFPAVAALTTVENINWQVGRTGTLTPVARLNPVAVGGVTVSNVTLHNIGEIHRLDVRIGDTVSVYRSGDVIPKVEKVWPEFRPVDAVEVHLPEQCPVCDSPVVMPEGEALARCSGGLYCAAQRIEAIRHFVSRKAMDIEGLGDRWAESLLHLNLLKDVSDIYHLHEHREQLLQIEKMGEKSVQNLVDSIENSKKTTLAAFIYALGIRGVGETTARMLANTFQTLEALRQADLEALKKTPDVGDITAEWILDFFKAPHNLEVLDRLLAAGIHWDAPIAPTRQPLNGESWVVTGTLSSMGRDDATQLLQALGARVSGSVSSKTKCVVAGEKAGSKLDKAEKLGIPVINEQQFIGLMQDYGQLEA; this is encoded by the coding sequence ATGACCCAAGATGCCACTGTCATTGCGCAAATGCGTCAACTGATTCAACTGCTTGCCAAGCATAACCATGCTTATTATGTGATGGATCAACCGAGCATTGAAGACAGTGAATATGATCAGCTCTTTCATCAGCTCAAAGCCTTAGAACAACAATATCCTGACCTGATCCAGTCCGATAGCCCGACCGATAAAGTGGGTGGGCAGGCGCTTTCAAAATTTGTGACCGTAACACACGCCGTGCCGATGCTGTCATTAGGCAATGTCTTTAATCAGGAAGATCTGCTGGCTTTTGCCCGCCGTATTGAAGAACGTTTGCCGAATCAAAAAATTGAATATGATGTTGAACTGAAATTTGATGGTCTGGCCATTTCACTCTGGTATGAGCATGGCGTATTGACGCGTGGGGTGACACGCGGCGATGGGGAAACCGGTGAAGACATCACCCAGAATGTCAGAACCATTCGCAACCTTCCGAAACTTTTATCTCCGGTGAATGGCATCATTCCCGATTTGTTGGAAGTCCGCGGCGAAGTGTTGATGCCGAAATCCGGTTTTGAAAAATTGAATGCTGCCAATGCCGCCAAAGGTGAAAAGACCTTTGCTAATCCGCGTAATGCTGCGGCAGGAAGTTTGCGTCAGCTGGACCCGAATATTGCTGCCTCGCGGCCATTGGCTTTTTATGCTTATGGGATTGCTCAGTGCGTGCCGCATCATGGACAAACCACTATGTCCGCCAGTCTGGAATGGTTACATCAGTTCGGTTTTGCGGTTGGCGAGCGTCACTTTATCTGTGACAGTATTCAGGACGTGCAAAAGGTCTACGAACAGATCATTGATGAGCGTGCCAGTCTCAGTGTCGAAATCGATGGTATGGTGATCAAGGTCAATGACCTGAAACAGCAACAACAGCTTGGTTTCCTGAGCCGTGAACCGCGTTGGGCCACCGCCTATAAATTTCCGGCAGTTGCAGCACTGACCACAGTAGAAAATATTAATTGGCAAGTCGGTCGTACTGGAACATTAACGCCGGTTGCGCGTTTAAATCCAGTCGCTGTCGGTGGAGTAACAGTTTCCAATGTGACGCTGCATAATATTGGCGAAATTCACCGTCTGGATGTACGTATTGGCGATACGGTCAGTGTTTATCGTAGTGGCGATGTGATTCCCAAAGTCGAAAAGGTCTGGCCGGAATTTCGCCCGGTTGATGCAGTCGAAGTGCATTTACCTGAGCAATGCCCAGTCTGTGATTCACCCGTGGTCATGCCGGAAGGCGAAGCCTTGGCACGGTGTTCGGGTGGGCTGTATTGTGCCGCGCAGCGTATTGAGGCCATTCGTCACTTTGTTTCGCGTAAAGCTATGGATATTGAGGGCCTGGGTGACCGTTGGGCAGAGTCACTGCTACATCTAAATCTTCTCAAAGATGTATCAGATATTTACCATCTGCATGAGCACCGTGAGCAGTTACTCCAGATTGAAAAAATGGGGGAAAAATCGGTCCAGAATTTAGTTGATTCTATCGAGAACAGCAAGAAAACTACACTGGCTGCTTTTATCTATGCACTCGGTATTCGTGGAGTGGGAGAAACTACGGCACGTATGCTGGCCAATACTTTCCAGACACTGGAGGCATTGCGTCAGGCAGATCTGGAGGCTTTAAAGAAAACTCCGGATGTAGGCGATATTACTGCGGAATGGATTCTGGATTTCTTCAAGGCGCCACATAATCTGGAAGTTCTGGATCGTTTACTGGCTGCCGGTATTCACTGGGATGCACCGATTGCACCAACGCGTCAGCCATTGAACGGCGAAAGCTGGGTGGTCACCGGAACTTTAAGCAGTATGGGGCGGGATGATGCAACCCAGTTATT
- a CDS encoding cell division protein ZipA C-terminal FtsZ-binding domain-containing protein produces MEITTIIGIVIAIVIMLFGIRMLFKKPVEAVPSLDANLHIDPDSQTPIIPRHVRSQLAQQDVESDRIEPSLGIDEPAPEKPSVFHKAESTPIEPAAVETLAVVPSTEAEGVAKSVGTAADIPQVKAERENSQTETKEETPEFSLNSNIEKAEISEFNDESSILDAHLHEQKIVDEESALSNAETIISLHIYPQGRVLSGDKTLKVLLKYGLRYGELACFHRYSEDGSKLLFSVLQMTDTGMEGFDLETLSTQEVKGLAFFLALPHSDVQNAFDTMDSISRLIAREVDGLVYDQNQQEFTPQLREFWRHQAIDYRAGQGTVV; encoded by the coding sequence ATGGAAATCACCACCATTATCGGGATTGTTATCGCAATTGTGATTATGCTGTTTGGTATAAGAATGCTGTTCAAAAAACCTGTAGAGGCTGTACCTTCACTGGATGCCAACCTGCATATTGACCCGGATAGCCAGACACCGATCATTCCAAGGCATGTACGTTCTCAATTGGCACAACAGGATGTCGAATCTGATCGTATCGAGCCAAGCCTGGGTATAGATGAACCGGCTCCTGAAAAGCCTTCAGTATTTCACAAGGCTGAATCAACTCCGATTGAGCCGGCAGCGGTCGAAACTCTTGCAGTTGTCCCGTCAACAGAAGCTGAAGGAGTGGCAAAGTCGGTAGGAACGGCAGCAGATATTCCGCAAGTAAAAGCAGAGAGGGAGAATAGCCAGACTGAAACCAAGGAAGAAACGCCTGAATTCAGCCTGAACAGCAACATCGAAAAAGCAGAAATTTCTGAATTTAATGATGAAAGTAGTATTCTGGATGCACATCTGCATGAGCAAAAAATAGTGGATGAAGAAAGTGCTTTGTCCAATGCTGAAACCATTATTTCTTTGCATATCTATCCGCAAGGCCGTGTACTTTCAGGTGATAAAACCCTGAAAGTTTTACTAAAATATGGCCTGCGTTATGGCGAATTGGCCTGTTTCCACCGTTATAGTGAAGACGGTTCAAAACTGCTGTTCTCGGTATTGCAAATGACCGATACTGGAATGGAAGGCTTTGATCTGGAAACCCTATCAACTCAGGAAGTGAAAGGTCTGGCATTCTTCCTGGCTTTACCGCATAGCGATGTACAAAATGCGTTTGATACCATGGACAGTATTTCACGTCTGATTGCCCGTGAAGTGGATGGTCTGGTCTATGACCAGAACCAGCAGGAATTTACTCCACAATTACGTGAATTCTGGCGCCATCAGGCCATTGATTATCGTGCTGGACAAGGTACGGTAGTTTAA
- the smc gene encoding chromosome segregation protein SMC — translation MRLSSLKLSGFKSFADSTTLHFKDNRTAVVGPNGCGKSNVIDAIRWVMGESSARQLRGGSMQDVIFTGTAKRKPVGMASVELRFDNTYGKLGGAYNAYNELAVRRQVNRDGKSEYFLNGSKCRRRDITDIFLGTGLGPRSYAIIEQGMINRLVDAKPDEMRVYIEEAAGVSRYQARRRETMLHLDHTTQNLSRLEDIASELKSQLKTLKRQSESAIQYKELEGQIRTIKIEILSFQCEQSQRLQEEYTLEMNTLGENFKLVRSELTTVEHDLGSTSGLFQRLIQQSTPLQSEWQQAEKKLAELEMTLQQKQSLLEQNSTSLIKLEQQKVQTKERLQLIELQLETLLQQLEDQQAQLQQQDGQSQAQSQNLTELKAQHSTVAAQFTQIKTQVEQQQQRKLQMLAQSEQLAKNIERIEQQKQTLQQQSAQIQQQAQQDELEQYQADKAQAEQQIVGYEIQLTDLRTQFEQIQEEQATQQQRLMQLKSEIQVLHSEKKNLSQLLTKANPNAKSDAVQLMHVLKLNDAGKGHASLIEKFLAKWLSAQILAEGEHFLEDRARQLKQRAVQDEIQIANTMCLADWIESPHYSLWQQVGVVDTLAQALPLQTELLQGQTLLSLDGYQVGSDWVIALDYDEASQAGQGALSHRIRLDEIEQQLAELEPKFMQLEQQLPEFADQVKALQNQIQSISEQHKHTQKQLQQLDIHIAKVQSSAHAFALQKQQLQHQLQQLDEQLEEDAMQKDDLEIDLHALNIKLEQALPNYKTLQFQLEELSTQLDDSQQLSQQAQQELEVLRRQNVQSQQQIELLEKDQVFLKEQSQQITAQIEQAKKFVDPVQLELPALQSQFNEQAQITEKLQKTWADWQIELNQVQSKQQQLTEQRHSFQQQDEKLRSTLEEKRLAWQAAKSDLQHYSEQLKELNSEVISGLNIDLKAHQAKLEKAQAQFDKLGAVNLAASEEYEEVSKRYEELSHQMQDLENTVEQLQAAMKSIDQETRKLFMHTFDQVNAELQNLFPKVFEGGEASLSLEDGWQSGVKLMARPPGKRNSSLALLSGGEKALTALALVFAIFRLNPAPFCVLDEVDAPLDDANVGRFCNLVKELSEHVQFIYITHNKLAMMMATDLLGVTMPEPGTSKLVTVNLEQAKEYGLAAEV, via the coding sequence ATGCGTTTAAGCAGTTTAAAACTTTCAGGCTTTAAATCTTTTGCCGACAGTACCACTTTACATTTTAAAGATAATCGTACTGCGGTCGTGGGACCGAATGGTTGTGGTAAATCCAACGTCATTGATGCCATACGCTGGGTCATGGGCGAGTCCAGTGCACGCCAGTTGCGTGGTGGCAGCATGCAGGATGTCATCTTTACCGGAACTGCCAAGCGTAAACCGGTGGGCATGGCCAGTGTAGAACTGCGCTTTGACAATACCTATGGCAAGCTGGGCGGTGCTTATAATGCCTATAATGAACTGGCAGTACGCCGTCAGGTCAACCGCGATGGCAAGTCTGAATATTTTCTGAATGGCAGCAAATGCCGTCGTCGTGATATTACCGATATTTTCCTGGGTACTGGTCTTGGTCCGCGTTCCTATGCGATTATTGAACAGGGCATGATCAACCGTCTGGTCGATGCCAAGCCCGATGAAATGCGGGTCTATATTGAAGAAGCGGCTGGGGTATCGCGCTATCAGGCACGTCGCCGTGAAACCATGCTACATCTGGATCACACCACACAAAACCTGTCGCGTCTGGAAGATATCGCCTCCGAACTGAAATCCCAGCTAAAAACCCTGAAACGTCAGTCGGAAAGTGCGATTCAATATAAAGAACTGGAAGGACAGATCCGCACAATCAAGATCGAAATTCTGTCTTTTCAATGTGAGCAAAGCCAGCGTTTACAGGAAGAATATACCCTTGAGATGAATACGCTCGGGGAAAACTTTAAGCTGGTACGTTCCGAACTGACCACCGTTGAACATGATTTGGGCAGCACCAGTGGACTGTTCCAGCGTCTGATTCAGCAATCCACTCCTTTGCAAAGCGAATGGCAACAGGCCGAGAAAAAACTGGCTGAACTGGAAATGACCCTGCAACAAAAGCAGTCTTTGCTGGAGCAGAATTCCACCAGTCTGATCAAGTTGGAACAGCAAAAAGTCCAAACCAAAGAGCGTTTGCAGTTGATTGAACTGCAACTCGAAACCTTGCTGCAGCAACTTGAAGATCAGCAGGCACAATTGCAGCAGCAAGATGGCCAGAGTCAGGCGCAAAGCCAAAACTTGACTGAGCTCAAAGCTCAACATAGCACTGTGGCAGCGCAATTTACCCAGATCAAAACCCAGGTCGAACAGCAGCAACAGCGTAAATTACAGATGTTGGCTCAAAGCGAGCAACTGGCAAAGAATATTGAGCGGATTGAACAGCAGAAACAGACGCTCCAACAGCAAAGTGCACAGATTCAGCAACAGGCGCAGCAAGATGAGCTGGAGCAGTATCAGGCAGACAAAGCCCAAGCTGAACAGCAAATCGTTGGCTATGAAATTCAATTAACAGATTTAAGAACTCAATTCGAGCAGATTCAGGAAGAGCAGGCGACCCAACAACAGCGCTTGATGCAGCTCAAATCTGAAATTCAGGTACTTCATTCAGAAAAGAAAAACCTGAGCCAATTACTGACCAAAGCTAACCCAAATGCCAAGAGTGATGCGGTCCAGTTGATGCATGTGCTTAAGCTCAATGATGCAGGCAAAGGACATGCCAGCCTGATCGAAAAGTTTCTGGCCAAGTGGCTGTCTGCCCAGATTCTGGCAGAGGGCGAGCATTTCCTTGAAGATCGTGCGCGTCAGTTAAAGCAACGGGCTGTTCAGGATGAAATTCAGATTGCCAATACGATGTGTCTGGCCGACTGGATTGAATCTCCGCATTATTCACTGTGGCAGCAAGTTGGAGTCGTAGATACATTAGCACAAGCATTACCGCTTCAAACTGAGTTATTACAAGGCCAGACATTACTGAGTTTGGATGGCTATCAGGTTGGGTCAGACTGGGTCATTGCGCTGGACTATGATGAAGCCAGTCAGGCCGGACAAGGTGCATTGAGTCATCGAATCCGTCTGGATGAAATCGAGCAGCAGCTTGCGGAACTTGAACCTAAGTTTATGCAGCTGGAGCAGCAGTTACCTGAATTCGCCGATCAGGTTAAAGCTTTGCAAAACCAGATTCAGAGTATCAGTGAGCAGCACAAGCATACCCAAAAGCAGCTGCAGCAACTCGATATTCACATTGCCAAAGTACAAAGTAGCGCTCATGCTTTCGCCTTGCAAAAGCAGCAATTACAGCATCAGTTACAACAACTGGATGAGCAGCTTGAAGAAGATGCCATGCAGAAAGATGATCTGGAAATTGATCTGCATGCCTTGAATATCAAACTGGAACAGGCGCTACCAAATTATAAAACCCTGCAATTCCAGCTGGAAGAATTGAGTACTCAGCTGGATGACTCACAGCAGCTCAGTCAGCAAGCGCAGCAGGAATTAGAAGTGCTGCGTAGGCAAAATGTGCAAAGCCAGCAGCAAATTGAATTGCTGGAAAAAGATCAGGTATTCCTAAAAGAACAGTCTCAACAAATTACTGCACAAATCGAGCAGGCCAAGAAATTTGTTGATCCGGTACAGCTGGAATTACCTGCTTTACAGAGCCAGTTTAATGAACAGGCGCAGATCACTGAAAAGCTGCAAAAGACCTGGGCCGACTGGCAGATTGAATTAAATCAGGTGCAGAGCAAACAGCAGCAGCTGACCGAACAGCGTCACAGCTTTCAGCAGCAGGATGAAAAACTCCGCAGTACACTGGAAGAAAAACGTCTGGCCTGGCAGGCAGCCAAATCTGATTTGCAGCATTATTCTGAACAGCTGAAAGAATTGAATAGTGAAGTAATTTCCGGACTGAATATTGACCTTAAAGCACATCAGGCGAAACTGGAAAAAGCTCAGGCTCAGTTCGATAAACTTGGTGCAGTCAATCTGGCGGCTTCTGAAGAATATGAAGAAGTGTCAAAACGTTATGAGGAACTGAGTCACCAGATGCAGGATCTGGAAAATACGGTTGAACAGCTACAGGCCGCGATGAAGAGTATTGATCAGGAAACCCGTAAACTGTTTATGCACACGTTTGATCAGGTCAATGCTGAACTGCAAAACCTGTTCCCGAAAGTGTTTGAAGGCGGTGAGGCGAGTTTAAGCCTTGAAGATGGCTGGCAGTCGGGTGTAAAACTGATGGCCCGACCACCGGGTAAACGAAACAGCTCATTGGCCTTACTCTCTGGTGGAGAAAAGGCCTTAACCGCATTAGCATTGGTATTCGCGATTTTTCGCTTAAATCCGGCACCATTTTGTGTACTGGATGAAGTCGATGCACCGCTGGATGATGCCAATGTGGGACGCTTTTGTAATTTAGTCAAAGAGCTTTCTGAACACGTGCAATTTATTTATATTACCCATAACAAACTTGCAATGATGATGGCGACTGATCTTTTGGGTGTAACCATGCCTGAACCGGGAACATCAAAATTAGTGACAGTTAATTTGGAACAGGCAAAAGAATACGGCCTAGCTGCGGAGGTATAA
- a CDS encoding GntR family transcriptional regulator, with the protein MPLEQAQSLSEQIAKHISEQIIRGELVEGERIQELRIASELDVSRGSVREALLLLERTQLIEIFPRRGAIVSEMSALQVRALFDMTSLLLGQMVHRMAETWRVHEAEHIQLLLEQLEAETRQGHTEKFYDLIFQGMAQQHEMVGNPYLMRYYQELLPSLRRSYFLTLNISRRELQESFDLFKLVTEAILIRKTHQATLFMEDFCRHLRNLVLESLTRMKQIELAWARRSRR; encoded by the coding sequence ATGCCATTAGAACAAGCGCAGAGTTTGTCTGAGCAGATTGCCAAGCACATTAGCGAACAGATTATCCGCGGTGAACTGGTCGAAGGCGAACGTATACAGGAGCTCAGGATTGCCTCGGAGCTTGATGTCAGTCGGGGTTCGGTTCGTGAAGCCCTGCTTTTGCTGGAACGCACCCAGCTGATTGAAATTTTCCCGCGCCGGGGAGCGATTGTCTCGGAAATGTCGGCCTTGCAGGTGCGTGCCTTATTTGACATGACATCGTTATTGCTCGGGCAGATGGTGCACCGCATGGCGGAAACCTGGCGGGTGCATGAAGCTGAGCACATTCAGCTATTATTAGAGCAATTGGAAGCAGAAACCCGCCAAGGACACACTGAAAAGTTTTATGATCTGATCTTTCAGGGCATGGCCCAGCAGCATGAGATGGTCGGGAATCCTTATCTGATGCGCTATTATCAGGAACTGCTGCCTTCTTTGCGTCGGAGCTATTTTCTGACCCTGAATATTTCCAGACGAGAGTTACAGGAATCTTTCGACTTATTTAAACTGGTCACTGAAGCAATTTTGATACGAAAAACCCATCAGGCCACTTTATTTATGGAAGATTTTTGTCGACACTTGCGCAACCTTGTGTTGGAATCTCTGACACGGATGAAACAAATTGAACTCGCGTGGGCCAGACGCTCACGACGTTAA
- a CDS encoding sulfite exporter TauE/SafE family protein, with protein sequence MELIIYLLIGAIAGFTAGLFGVGGGLIIVPILYIVFTQLQYDPSVIMHMAVGTSLATIIVTSISSVMAHHQRGAVLWPVFRNLAPGLIIGSFLGAGIADYLSGQGLQLMIGFFAVWVAFRMFKGAHIQIDPNQKLPSTPVQIAAGGGIGVASAIFGIGGGSLTVPFLNRCGIVMQKAVATSAACGLPIAVAGALGFIWFGKQAQVTVPNTIGYIHIYAFIGISMMSFFTAKLGAKVAHLLSPAVLKKCFAALLTTVGLYFIYQGFMA encoded by the coding sequence ATGGAGTTAATCATATATTTATTGATTGGTGCAATTGCCGGATTCACCGCAGGCCTGTTTGGGGTCGGTGGTGGTTTGATTATTGTGCCGATCCTGTACATTGTTTTTACCCAGCTTCAGTACGATCCCAGCGTGATTATGCATATGGCGGTGGGCACTTCCTTGGCAACGATTATTGTGACTTCTATCAGTTCGGTGATGGCGCATCATCAGCGAGGGGCAGTACTATGGCCTGTGTTTCGTAATCTGGCGCCAGGTCTGATTATCGGTTCTTTCCTAGGTGCGGGGATTGCCGATTATTTATCTGGTCAGGGTTTGCAGTTAATGATTGGCTTCTTTGCGGTCTGGGTGGCATTTAGAATGTTCAAGGGAGCGCATATCCAGATTGATCCGAATCAAAAATTGCCTTCAACCCCGGTACAAATTGCTGCAGGTGGTGGAATCGGTGTGGCATCGGCGATCTTTGGGATTGGCGGGGGAAGTCTGACCGTCCCATTTCTGAATCGCTGCGGAATCGTGATGCAAAAAGCCGTAGCGACCTCTGCGGCTTGTGGATTGCCAATTGCAGTCGCAGGTGCGCTGGGTTTTATCTGGTTTGGTAAACAGGCGCAGGTTACCGTACCAAATACCATTGGCTATATTCATATTTATGCCTTTATCGGGATCAGCATGATGAGTTTTTTCACGGCCAAGCTGGGGGCAAAAGTGGCACATCTGCTTTCACCGGCCGTATTAAAAAAATGTTTTGCTGCACTACTGACTACCGTCGGCCTGTATTTTATTTATCAAGGTTTTATGGCTTGA